The region CTGAAGTCAGTCGCTTCCGCGAGGAGTGCCTCGTAAATGGGCTGCAGTTCGGGCCGCTGGGCGACTTCGTGAGACAATCGCTCGATGGTTCCCAGGGTGGCACCTAAAGCGAGTGAAGTTGTTGAAAGTGAGCCTGTGGCTGGCGTGTTTTTGTTTTGAGACGAGGGGAGGCTGCTCCCTTTGAGCACCTGGGGTTGTGGCCCTGCCACAATGTCATCCACACTGATTTTGACATTTCTCAGCTCGACAGAACCTGTCGATGTCTCATTTAACCCCAGAAGTGGCAGCGGCCGCAAAACATCAACCCCCAATTGCTCAGGATCGATCATCACCAGCATCTGGTCGGCATCAGCCTCGGAAGGCATGATTGTGGCCCCTGTGAGGATCGATGAGGCACGTTGAGCCGAGCTGACCCACGGGATCATCCCGTTCAGAAGATATCCCCCATCATCGCAGATCGTAGCGGAAACCACCGGTTGGGTGGCAAACTGACGTGAAGTCGTCAGGTGAGAAATGCCCACGGTGGAGAAGGTTGCTCCTTGCGTGCTGCGTTTGAGCCATTTGGCCTTCGTATGACTGTTGGGCGATGCTGCGAGACGCAACACCGAAGCATTGCGCTGCGAGAGTAAAAATGCGGTGGTTAAGCAACCGGAGGCGAGAATCATGCCGAGTTCAAGACGGTCGGCTTCCGTGTGAACTTCAAGGCTTCCTCCCATATCTTGAGGGACGAACCATTGGAGAAAACAAGCCCGATCCAGCTGCCGCCAGCGATCGACAACCCATGGTTTTGCCGATAAGCCAGACTGTGGGATATATGATTCTGCCTGTGGTTGTGACTCGACAGCAGACCCATTCGGCACGCCGTCGCTGAGTTGCCACGAGGCAGCGAGTTCATAAGCGACTGGACGCCAGTCATGTGCTTCTCGTGGATTGATCATATTCTCCAATGCTCTGGTCAAGACCGCATGGCCATGGGCAAACAACTGCTGCTTCAAAGATTGTAGCGGATTTGCAGCAACCTTCATGGAACTGCTATGTCACCAGGGCGTCGTTTCGGCTGAAAAAGAGGTCGGAGAATCGGCCAATCATTCCGAAACATCTCGTGAATCGGATCTGATTGACTGCCCAAGCACAAAGGAGTTGATTAAACTATTTTCCGGCAGGCTCTGTAGCTCAACGGTTAGAGCAGAGGACTCATAATCCTTTGGTTCTGGGTTCGAATCCCAGTGGAGCCAATCAGGTCTTCGAAGTGCTGCTGGCGTTTGAGCTGTGGATCACTTGGGCCGATTCAGTGAATATGCCGTGTTTCGTGTGGCTGGTGCGAATGATCTGGCGATTGAGAACGCCAGCGATTCTGTTGCCCTTCGGCGAGATGGTAGCAGGCTTTAGAGGCTTCTTCCCATGCCCCAGATTGCGCTTGTCGGATGATCCGCTCGAACTCTGCCAGGGCGGCTGGGGACATCTCCCCCTGAGTGGCTCGCTGCCGGATGGCCTCTTCGACTTTATTGAGTTGCGAGGGATTGCGAGATGACGTGGCGGTCCAAAGAAGTTGAACGTACTTGAGGTTGTTCTGCTCAATGACTGCCGGCGTAGCCCACCATCGCCAGAGAACCATCAATACAACAATCGTTAATAAAAGCGACAGCCCCCAAATGACTCGAAGATCGCGGATCATTTCACTGAACGATAGTTCGGACATTTTTTCGATCGCCCTTACTTGATGACTATTCGAATCGCCTGGCATCACCAAACGCGCAACCGCGCAATGGAATGGCAGTTACCAGTTCTCGGACATTAGGGGGGCAGGAAAAATCGAGCCCTCTCTCTAAGAAATAGTGATGATCACAGAGCGGGGCCGACTGAGAGTAGAAGCCAATCAGTATTCGGCAACGACTTCATTCCCTCGGCAGCTTGAGAGTGCTGCCCAGGTGGGCTGATGAATGAATTGGGAAACGAAGCGGACACTGCCGTCGCCCAGCAACACATGAGCCCCGCCTGCGTGAGGAGAGTACATCTGGCAGACATGGCACAGCGGGCTGTTGGGTGGATGTATGGGAGCGAACCCTGTTACTGGATCGATCTCATCTTGAGCGGGGCCCGAGTGAACATTGACCAGCGTCGCTGCAGCATCGCATGTGGTCATAGGGAATCTGGCTGGATCGATGGAGCAGACCTCGGCTCCAGGGACCACGCCCACCCACGTTTTGTCACTGACAATGCTGTGCTCTCCAATGAAGATCGTGTTGGACAGACCATCGGTGACATCAGCAGTGCGGATTTTCGAGTTGCGGTACATCGGGCCATTGGCGATCTGTGAGTAATCCTCGATCTGATACCCCCAGGGCTCATCCTGGCCGGCATTCGCCACATAATGGGCGCGACCGAATCTGGCCAGTTCATTGCCAGATCCATCGCGAACAATCATCGGTCCGTTGGAATTGGAGGCAGAGGGAGACATGAAGACCGGGAGATTGATGGCAACGGCTGAGGCATTCTGCGGTGCCCAGCAGGGGAGGTCCGTTCGAATGGAATTGTAGAGTGGAGCCTGGTCGAGATAGGGGAGCAGCATGGTGCCCCAGGCAAACCCGTTGGGGCCATCGAATGTATTGGGATCCCGCGATGGATGCCTCGTATTGCCGAGATAAGCCGCGGGAAACACCTTGTGGGCGTCGTGGTAGTTATGAAGTGCAATCCCGATCTGTTTGAGATTATTGCGGCTTTGGGTACGCCGAGCCGCCTCGCGTGCCTGTTGTACTGCGGGAAGCAGTAACGCAATGAGCACGGCGATAATCGCAATGACGACCAGCAGCTCAATGAGCGTAAAGCCAATTCTGCGAGGGGTTACGGACATTGAAAACTCCGGTTTTGCAAGTTAGTATCCACTGTTTTGATTAATCAAAACTTGGGATAGAATTGCATGTGAATCGAAGTTTGTCAAGAAATGAGGACGCACCGGCAGGAGTTCTCCGTCGCAAAGAGAACTCGCACTGCCAGTGCGTCCTGAGTTTTGAAGCGATATCAAGCGTTACTTGTGGAGTGGGGCGGGTGTGATCTGAGTCGTCCGTATGGAACTGGATGATTCACTGACCATTCGCCCACTGACTGTCGTGGAAGAATTACCATCGACGGGCAAAACTCTGGGTTGTGCAGGAATGGAGTTTGAATCCTGGATTTTCAGAGGTTCAATGATTTTGTCGATCGAAATGGGGCTGGTGGGCAAGTTGGCAATGCGCCAGCGGGCCTGAGCATTCTGATAAGCGGTTTTGGTGAGACGAACAAACTCCTGGCGATGGCCCTCGCTGATCCCATCCATCTTCTTGCTCAAGGATTCGACCCACGAAGGCTGCCTTTCCATCATTTGAGACATCATGTGGACGAACAGCGTGATCTGCCGAAAATTTCGATCCGCGATCGAATGACTCACTGGGGAAATGACTCTGGCGACGGCATCTACCATATGCTGTGGAAACTCGACGAAGACATCTCCACGATGTGTGCAGATCACCCGGCCATCTGGTTGAGTGGCGAATGAGGCCTGAAATCTCATGACTGAGCGGGCAGTGATGGGTCTGACAACAGCTGGGCTTTTGAACTGACCATCGCAGATAATCAGTGTGTCTTCGGGATCGCGATAAAGGACTTCGACGTTTCCTATCGAACCGTCACCTGCGTCGGCATGATAGATGCCTGTGGATGTTTCTTTGAGTTGGAATTTGGAGATATCCATGGCTCTCCAGGTACTGACAG is a window of Planctopirus limnophila DSM 3776 DNA encoding:
- a CDS encoding acyl-CoA dehydrogenase family protein, producing MKVAANPLQSLKQQLFAHGHAVLTRALENMINPREAHDWRPVAYELAASWQLSDGVPNGSAVESQPQAESYIPQSGLSAKPWVVDRWRQLDRACFLQWFVPQDMGGSLEVHTEADRLELGMILASGCLTTAFLLSQRNASVLRLAASPNSHTKAKWLKRSTQGATFSTVGISHLTTSRQFATQPVVSATICDDGGYLLNGMIPWVSSAQRASSILTGATIMPSEADADQMLVMIDPEQLGVDVLRPLPLLGLNETSTGSVELRNVKISVDDIVAGPQPQVLKGSSLPSSQNKNTPATGSLSTTSLALGATLGTIERLSHEVAQRPELQPIYEALLAEATDFRSQLFACAQGTLATSPEILRQQANSLVIRAAQVYLSACKGAGFMQGHPASRAICEAMFFTVWSCPQSVVMASLKQLTCTSSDTWS
- a CDS encoding DUF1559 domain-containing protein; amino-acid sequence: MSVTPRRIGFTLIELLVVIAIIAVLIALLLPAVQQAREAARRTQSRNNLKQIGIALHNYHDAHKVFPAAYLGNTRHPSRDPNTFDGPNGFAWGTMLLPYLDQAPLYNSIRTDLPCWAPQNASAVAINLPVFMSPSASNSNGPMIVRDGSGNELARFGRAHYVANAGQDEPWGYQIEDYSQIANGPMYRNSKIRTADVTDGLSNTIFIGEHSIVSDKTWVGVVPGAEVCSIDPARFPMTTCDAAATLVNVHSGPAQDEIDPVTGFAPIHPPNSPLCHVCQMYSPHAGGAHVLLGDGSVRFVSQFIHQPTWAALSSCRGNEVVAEY